The following proteins are co-located in the Ketogulonicigenium robustum genome:
- a CDS encoding ImuA family protein, translated as MIHFDDVFPLMTGRVHEVSGPLASSFAVLAGASARVASDAEAGVGHVLWVRAGWRSEMIDPPGVAPYMDPALMLVAQTQAQRETLAVAEEALRDGVFGLVVMELTAPLNLTAGRRLQLAAKQGQATGLCIIADGMGSPAAETRWRCTAVAATSQDSTLQKWELNKNKSGTTGAWNVRWSASAHRLVVVSTASE; from the coding sequence ATGATTCATTTCGACGATGTATTCCCCCTGATGACGGGCCGCGTTCACGAGGTAAGCGGCCCCTTGGCGAGTAGCTTTGCCGTGCTGGCAGGGGCCAGTGCCCGCGTTGCTTCCGATGCCGAGGCGGGCGTGGGGCATGTTCTGTGGGTGCGGGCTGGCTGGCGCAGCGAGATGATCGACCCCCCCGGCGTTGCGCCCTACATGGATCCGGCGTTGATGTTGGTTGCGCAGACGCAGGCGCAGCGCGAAACCCTTGCCGTGGCCGAGGAAGCTTTGCGCGATGGTGTGTTCGGGCTTGTCGTGATGGAACTGACCGCCCCGCTGAACCTGACAGCGGGGCGTCGCTTGCAATTGGCGGCCAAGCAGGGGCAGGCCACGGGGCTGTGCATTATCGCCGACGGTATGGGCAGTCCGGCTGCCGAAACCCGCTGGCGCTGCACGGCTGTCGCAGCCACATCGCAGGACTCGACTCTCCAAAAATGGGAGCTTAATAAGAACAAAAGCGGAACAACTGGGGCTTGGAATGTTCGGTGGAGCGCATCGGCGCATCGTCTCGTTGTGGTTTCCACGGCTTCCGAGTGA
- a CDS encoding cell wall hydrolase, whose amino-acid sequence MRINLRQIRTGGLLGLMALTLAGCGGFGGHSAQDCMERAMYFESNRSSRDGMIAVGSVVMNRVESGQYPKSVCGVVGQRGQFAPGIMSSRMNEMPLVREAARAVLRGERHPYVGKAMFFHTATYRPGYNNIHYVAVAGGNAFYERRPVQLVTQPVPPPATEGITPVRGWFR is encoded by the coding sequence ATGCGCATCAATTTGCGACAGATCAGAACGGGCGGCCTGTTGGGGCTGATGGCCTTGACGCTGGCCGGATGCGGCGGTTTTGGCGGGCATAGCGCACAAGACTGCATGGAACGCGCGATGTATTTCGAATCCAACCGATCCAGCCGCGACGGGATGATCGCGGTGGGCAGCGTGGTGATGAACCGCGTGGAATCAGGGCAGTATCCGAAATCGGTCTGCGGCGTTGTGGGCCAGCGCGGACAGTTCGCACCGGGCATTATGTCCAGTCGTATGAACGAGATGCCGCTGGTGCGCGAGGCCGCCCGTGCCGTGCTGCGGGGCGAGCGCCACCCCTATGTCGGCAAGGCCATGTTCTTCCATACGGCGACCTACCGGCCCGGCTACAACAATATCCACTATGTGGCCGTCGCAGGCGGTAATGCGTTTTACGAACGCCGCCCCGTGCAGCTGGTCACCCAACCCGTGCCGCCCCCCGCGACCGAGGGCATTACCCCCGTGCGCGGGTGGTTCCGCTAA
- a CDS encoding gamma-glutamyltransferase family protein, with protein sequence MDYGFPYTSQRSPVLGRNVVATSQPLAAQAGLQMLLRGGSAADAAVAAAMVLTVVEPTGCGVGSDAFALYWDGTSLQGLNASGRAPGAWTPDYFGAQGQIPARGWNAVTVPGAVSGWIALHQRYGRLPLADVAAPAIGYARDGFTLSPIIATLWANGARQLKDQPGFADEFMPGGHVPVAGDIIRRPALARTLHEIASTAGESFYRGDLARKMVDDAARHGGAMTMADLDAHRADWVTPLAQPFGGALVHEIPPNGQGIATLIALGLLGPWDITAHDVDSVAATHLMIEATKLALADADRFVADVDAMEFTPDALLAPDYLAARSQLIDPAVAGAPGHGAPRPGGTVYLTAADADGHMVSFIQSNYMGFGSGVVVPDTGISLQNRGAGFNVQAGHPNCVAPHKRPFHTIIPGFVTTADGTAPLMSFGVMGGPMQAQGHLQMAVRVLAYGQNPQAAADAPRWRVLDGRRVAVEATFPPALVDGLRALGHDIIVESPDGVFGFGGAQLIVAQEGGYVAGSDPRKDGQAVAF encoded by the coding sequence ATGGACTACGGTTTCCCTTACACATCGCAGCGCAGCCCCGTTTTGGGGCGCAATGTTGTGGCCACTTCCCAGCCTTTGGCAGCGCAGGCGGGGTTGCAGATGCTGTTGCGGGGCGGGTCGGCGGCGGATGCGGCGGTAGCGGCGGCAATGGTGCTGACCGTGGTTGAACCCACAGGTTGCGGGGTGGGGTCGGATGCCTTTGCCCTCTATTGGGACGGGACAAGCCTGCAAGGCCTCAACGCGTCGGGGCGCGCGCCGGGGGCGTGGACACCTGACTATTTCGGCGCGCAGGGGCAGATCCCCGCGCGTGGGTGGAACGCGGTGACGGTTCCGGGGGCCGTGTCGGGCTGGATCGCGCTGCACCAGCGCTATGGCCGCCTGCCGCTGGCCGATGTCGCCGCGCCTGCGATTGGCTATGCCCGTGACGGGTTTACCCTGTCGCCCATTATTGCCACTCTCTGGGCCAATGGGGCGCGGCAACTGAAAGACCAGCCCGGCTTTGCCGATGAATTCATGCCGGGCGGGCACGTGCCCGTCGCGGGCGACATCATTCGCCGCCCCGCGCTGGCGCGCACGCTGCACGAGATCGCATCGACCGCTGGCGAAAGCTTCTATCGCGGCGATCTGGCGCGCAAAATGGTGGATGATGCCGCCCGCCACGGCGGGGCGATGACCATGGCCGATCTGGACGCACACCGCGCCGATTGGGTGACGCCGCTTGCGCAGCCTTTCGGTGGCGCGCTTGTGCACGAAATCCCGCCGAACGGCCAAGGCATCGCCACGTTGATCGCGCTGGGTCTGCTGGGGCCGTGGGACATCACCGCGCATGACGTAGACAGTGTCGCCGCGACCCACCTGATGATCGAGGCGACCAAACTGGCGCTGGCCGATGCCGACCGCTTCGTGGCCGATGTCGATGCAATGGAATTTACGCCCGATGCGCTGCTGGCGCCCGACTATCTGGCGGCGCGCAGCCAGTTGATCGACCCCGCCGTAGCCGGTGCCCCGGGCCACGGCGCGCCGCGACCCGGGGGGACGGTCTATCTGACGGCGGCCGATGCCGACGGGCATATGGTGTCGTTCATCCAGTCCAATTACATGGGGTTCGGGTCGGGCGTGGTTGTGCCGGATACCGGCATCAGCCTGCAAAACCGCGGGGCAGGGTTCAACGTGCAGGCGGGCCACCCCAACTGCGTTGCGCCGCACAAGCGCCCGTTCCACACCATCATTCCGGGGTTCGTGACGACTGCCGATGGCACCGCCCCGCTGATGTCGTTCGGCGTGATGGGCGGCCCGATGCAGGCACAGGGCCACCTGCAAATGGCGGTGCGCGTGCTGGCCTATGGCCAAAACCCACAAGCGGCTGCCGATGCGCCGCGCTGGCGCGTGCTGGATGGGCGCCGCGTCGCAGTCGAGGCGACGTTCCCGCCCGCTTTGGTCGACGGGCTGCGGGCGCTGGGGCATGACATTATCGTAGAAAGCCCCGACGGGGTGTTCGGCTTTGGCGGCGCGCAGCTGATCGTGGCGCAAGAGGGCGGATATGTTGCCGGGTCCGACCCCCGCAAAGACGGCCAAGCCGTCGCGTTCTAG
- a CDS encoding DUF6504 family protein, with amino-acid sequence MFGGAHRRIVSLWFPRLPSDRALRVAPVDAPFVLTIHQDNTNRVYCANPLALARGLQVGMLFSDARAFCPDLHSAPADPPADQRLLAGLRRWATRYCPWVGYEDNGLVMDVTGSAHLFGGEAPLCELLAARLARAGLAVQIGLADTRGAAWAMAHVGGGGIIPPGQALDVLGPLPVAGLRLDGATVTALQRLGIYTIAQLASAARAPLARRFGQGVLLRLDQALGAQPEQISPGTEPPHYAVRISLPEPIGHEADVMAATSRLLVQLCRKLTDNGVGARILHLVLRRVDQHDARIELRLARPMRDPARILPLFQRGVSAADAGFGIDQMRLIASVTEPLAPEQLGAGGSAKRDRIDDLITRIGTRIGIANIQRFVPRDTHIPEHGFALVPAAYSSPQSFPPPQNPRPLIIFPPEPLVADGPEPPPHFRWRGMSLQIARAIGPERIAPQWWSDDPAWRSGIRDYWRVETMQGRRLWLFYTPQAPGWCVQGEFA; translated from the coding sequence ATGTTCGGTGGAGCGCATCGGCGCATCGTCTCGTTGTGGTTTCCACGGCTTCCGAGTGATCGGGCGCTGCGGGTTGCCCCCGTCGATGCGCCGTTTGTGCTGACAATCCACCAAGACAACACAAATCGCGTTTACTGCGCCAACCCGCTGGCGCTGGCCCGCGGGTTGCAGGTGGGTATGTTGTTTTCCGATGCCCGCGCTTTTTGCCCCGATTTGCATAGTGCGCCCGCTGATCCACCCGCAGACCAACGCCTGTTGGCGGGGCTGCGGCGCTGGGCGACCCGATATTGCCCGTGGGTAGGGTACGAAGACAATGGGCTGGTCATGGATGTGACGGGATCGGCACATCTGTTCGGCGGCGAGGCGCCATTGTGCGAGCTGCTTGCCGCGCGGTTGGCGCGCGCAGGACTTGCAGTGCAGATTGGTCTTGCCGATACGCGCGGCGCAGCGTGGGCGATGGCGCATGTTGGGGGCGGCGGCATTATACCGCCTGGGCAGGCACTGGATGTGCTTGGCCCTTTGCCCGTGGCAGGCTTGCGGTTGGATGGTGCCACGGTGACCGCTTTGCAAAGGCTGGGCATCTACACAATCGCACAGTTGGCGTCGGCGGCACGCGCCCCGCTGGCTCGCCGTTTCGGGCAAGGCGTGTTACTGCGGCTGGATCAAGCCCTTGGCGCGCAGCCCGAACAAATCTCGCCCGGGACCGAGCCCCCCCATTACGCCGTCCGCATCAGCTTGCCGGAACCTATCGGCCACGAAGCAGATGTAATGGCGGCGACATCGCGGCTGCTTGTGCAGCTATGCCGCAAGCTGACCGACAACGGGGTAGGGGCGCGTATTCTGCACCTGGTTTTGCGGCGGGTTGACCAACACGACGCGCGTATCGAGCTGCGCTTGGCCCGCCCCATGCGCGATCCCGCGCGCATCTTGCCGTTGTTCCAGCGCGGGGTTTCTGCGGCCGATGCGGGCTTCGGCATCGACCAAATGCGTCTGATCGCCAGCGTGACCGAGCCGCTGGCACCCGAACAACTTGGCGCAGGCGGCAGCGCAAAGCGCGACCGGATTGATGATCTGATCACGCGCATTGGAACCCGCATCGGTATCGCGAATATCCAACGCTTTGTGCCGCGTGATACTCATATCCCGGAACACGGCTTTGCGCTGGTGCCCGCAGCCTATTCCAGCCCGCAGTCTTTTCCGCCCCCGCAAAACCCCCGCCCGCTGATCATCTTCCCCCCCGAACCGCTGGTCGCCGACGGGCCCGAGCCGCCGCCCCATTTTCGCTGGCGGGGCATGTCGCTGCAAATCGCGCGTGCGATTGGCCCCGAACGGATCGCCCCGCAGTGGTGGTCCGATGACCCCGCGTGGCGAAGCGGGATCCGCGATTACTGGCGGGTCGAGACGATGCAAGGCCGGCGTTTGTGGCTGTTCTACACCCCGCAAGCGCCCGGCTGGTGCGTTCAGGGGGAATTTGCATGA
- a CDS encoding error-prone DNA polymerase, which translates to MTQMAPDYAELCVTTNFTFLTGASHPEELVARAADLGLRAIAVTDRNSLAGVVRAYVALRECQRTAEEELRIRSQHRIDSCSRLEVGAPIDIARPHVPRLPQLIVGCRLALSDSALEWLALPTDLEAYKRLTRLLTLGKRRAPKGECHLALQDILDGCEGMILIALAHNGDVADEITRVARCYPRHTYLGSAPRYDGSDQAWFQTCADLAARCGTPMVAVGDVLMHRASRRPLADVLTCLRVGCTIDTIGTRALANAERRLKGATDMARLFRHHPDALRRTIEIADRCHFRLDTLKYQYPDEIAEGNEAPIDRLRRLAQAGLVRRYPAGAPQRALDLLQKELAVVAELDFPAYFLTVHDIVQFARSQGILCQGRGSAANSILCYLLGITDVSPDVIGMVFERFISRHRGEPPDIDVDFEHERREEVIQWIYSKYGRHRAGLCATVIHFRARAAIREVGKVMGLSHDVTAGLSSQIWGTAGEGPDLARIRALGLNPDDRRLSLTLGLIREIIGFPRHLSQHVGGFVITKGRLDELCPIENAAMDDRTLIEWDKDDIDALGILKVDVLGLGMLSCIRKAFDLLEAHEKRRLRIDTVPPEDPATYKMLQVADAVGVFQVESRAQMNFLPRMKPKEFYDLVIEVAIVRPGPIQGGMVQPYIRRRQGLEQPEPFGPELYQVTRRTLGVPLFQEQAMQIAVVGAGYTAEEADHLRRALASFRRMGTIGEHRDKFIGGMLARGYSPDVAARCFSQIEGFADYGFPESHAAAFALLVYVSAWLKCHYPAVFACALLNSQPMGFYAPAQIVRDAREHAVEVRPVCVNASLWDNSLERRTDGALALRLGFRQVKGFKKDDAAWIVAARGNGYPDPQSIWLRAGVTPPVLERLAEADAFTSMGLTRRDALWQVRAIHGQKPLPLFSDPIDGESITEPAVTLPAMQIGEEVVEDYVATRLTLRAHPMALLRPGMTGLTAHAALLDAPLRRTTVCGLVITRQRPGTASGVVFLTLEDETGVCNVVVWRKVFERFRRDVMGGRLLRVTGHLQREGIVVHLIADMIEDVSHALTVLGHPMVDDVGAGAGAAADIARRTPPRGPRAAPARSGQKAVSQPRLSLAR; encoded by the coding sequence ATGACGCAAATGGCCCCCGATTACGCCGAACTCTGCGTGACCACGAATTTCACTTTCCTGACCGGCGCGTCGCACCCCGAAGAACTGGTCGCCCGCGCCGCCGATTTGGGGTTGCGGGCCATCGCGGTGACCGACAGAAATTCCCTGGCCGGTGTGGTGCGCGCATATGTGGCTCTGCGCGAATGCCAGCGCACCGCCGAGGAAGAACTCCGCATCCGTTCGCAGCACCGTATCGACAGTTGCTCGCGGCTGGAGGTCGGCGCGCCCATTGATATCGCCCGCCCGCATGTGCCGCGCCTGCCGCAGTTGATTGTGGGGTGCCGGCTGGCCCTGTCCGATAGCGCACTGGAATGGCTGGCCCTGCCGACCGATCTAGAGGCTTACAAACGGCTGACACGCCTGCTGACGCTGGGCAAGCGCCGCGCGCCCAAAGGAGAATGCCATCTGGCGCTGCAGGACATCTTGGACGGTTGCGAGGGTATGATCCTGATTGCACTTGCGCACAATGGGGACGTGGCGGACGAGATCACGCGCGTGGCGCGGTGCTACCCCCGGCACACCTACCTTGGCAGCGCGCCGCGGTATGATGGATCGGATCAGGCGTGGTTCCAGACCTGCGCCGATCTGGCGGCCCGCTGCGGCACGCCGATGGTCGCAGTGGGGGATGTTCTGATGCACCGCGCCAGCCGCCGACCGCTGGCCGATGTGCTGACCTGCCTGCGCGTGGGCTGCACGATTGATACAATCGGCACCCGTGCTTTGGCCAATGCTGAACGGCGCCTAAAAGGGGCGACCGATATGGCGCGGCTGTTCCGCCACCACCCCGATGCCCTGCGCCGCACGATTGAAATCGCAGACCGCTGCCACTTTCGTTTGGATACATTGAAATACCAATATCCCGACGAAATTGCCGAAGGGAACGAGGCCCCGATCGACCGGTTGCGCCGCCTAGCGCAGGCCGGGTTGGTGCGCCGCTATCCCGCTGGCGCGCCCCAGCGCGCGTTGGATCTGCTGCAAAAAGAACTGGCGGTCGTGGCCGAGTTGGACTTTCCCGCCTATTTCCTGACGGTGCACGACATTGTTCAGTTCGCCCGCAGCCAGGGCATATTGTGCCAAGGGCGTGGGTCGGCGGCAAATTCAATCCTGTGCTATCTGCTGGGGATCACCGATGTTTCGCCCGACGTGATCGGAATGGTGTTCGAACGGTTCATCTCGCGGCATCGCGGCGAGCCGCCCGATATCGACGTCGATTTCGAACACGAGCGCCGCGAAGAGGTGATCCAGTGGATTTACAGCAAATACGGCCGCCATCGTGCGGGGCTGTGTGCGACCGTGATTCACTTTCGCGCGCGTGCCGCCATCCGCGAGGTGGGCAAGGTCATGGGGTTGAGCCACGATGTGACGGCGGGCCTTTCCAGCCAGATCTGGGGCACTGCAGGCGAGGGGCCCGACCTTGCGCGTATCCGCGCGCTGGGCCTGAACCCTGATGACCGGCGCTTGTCTTTGACGCTGGGGTTGATCCGCGAAATCATCGGCTTCCCGCGCCACCTCTCGCAGCACGTTGGCGGCTTTGTCATTACCAAAGGCAGGCTGGACGAGCTGTGCCCGATCGAGAATGCGGCGATGGATGATCGCACCTTGATCGAGTGGGACAAGGACGACATCGACGCGTTGGGGATACTGAAGGTCGATGTGCTGGGGCTGGGGATGCTCAGTTGTATCCGCAAGGCGTTCGACCTGCTGGAAGCCCATGAAAAGCGCCGCCTGCGCATAGATACCGTCCCGCCCGAGGACCCGGCGACCTACAAAATGCTGCAAGTTGCCGATGCGGTTGGTGTGTTTCAGGTCGAAAGCCGCGCGCAGATGAACTTTCTGCCGCGGATGAAACCCAAGGAATTCTATGATCTGGTGATCGAGGTGGCCATCGTGCGCCCCGGCCCGATTCAAGGCGGGATGGTGCAGCCCTATATCCGCCGCCGGCAAGGGCTTGAACAGCCCGAGCCCTTTGGCCCCGAACTGTATCAGGTCACGCGGCGCACGCTGGGGGTTCCGTTGTTTCAGGAACAGGCCATGCAGATCGCGGTCGTCGGCGCAGGTTACACCGCCGAGGAGGCCGACCATTTACGCCGCGCGTTGGCATCTTTCCGGCGCATGGGCACCATTGGCGAACACCGCGACAAGTTTATCGGCGGCATGCTGGCCCGCGGCTATTCCCCCGATGTCGCGGCGCGCTGCTTTTCCCAGATCGAGGGGTTCGCCGATTACGGTTTCCCCGAAAGCCACGCGGCAGCCTTTGCGCTGCTTGTCTATGTCTCGGCGTGGTTGAAATGCCATTATCCCGCTGTTTTCGCCTGCGCATTGTTGAATTCACAGCCGATGGGGTTCTATGCGCCCGCCCAAATCGTGCGCGATGCACGCGAACATGCGGTCGAGGTGCGCCCCGTCTGCGTCAACGCCAGTTTGTGGGACAACAGCCTTGAACGGCGCACTGATGGCGCGCTGGCCCTGCGGCTTGGGTTTCGCCAGGTCAAAGGGTTCAAGAAAGACGATGCCGCTTGGATCGTCGCGGCGCGGGGCAATGGCTACCCCGACCCGCAGTCCATTTGGCTGCGGGCGGGTGTTACGCCGCCGGTGCTGGAACGGCTGGCCGAGGCAGATGCCTTTACCAGCATGGGGCTGACCCGCCGCGATGCGCTGTGGCAGGTGCGGGCCATCCATGGGCAAAAGCCGCTGCCGTTGTTTTCCGACCCGATCGACGGTGAATCCATCACCGAGCCTGCGGTCACGCTACCCGCCATGCAGATCGGGGAAGAAGTGGTCGAGGATTATGTCGCGACCCGCCTGACCCTGCGCGCCCATCCGATGGCCTTGCTGCGCCCTGGCATGACCGGCCTGACCGCGCATGCGGCGTTGCTGGATGCGCCGCTGCGGCGCACCACCGTCTGCGGCCTTGTGATTACGCGCCAGCGCCCGGGCACTGCATCAGGTGTGGTGTTTTTGACGCTCGAGGACGAGACCGGCGTGTGCAATGTCGTTGTCTGGCGCAAGGTGTTTGAACGCTTCCGCAGGGATGTGATGGGGGGCCGCTTGCTGCGCGTCACCGGCCATTTGCAGCGAGAGGGGATTGTCGTTCATCTGATTGCCGACATGATCGAGGATGTCTCGCATGCGCTGACTGTGCTGGGGCATCCGATGGTGGATGATGTGGGCGCGGGCGCCGGTGCGGCAGCCGACATTGCCCGCCGGACCCCCCCCCGCGGCCCGCGCGCAGCACCCGCGCGATCAGGCCAAAAAGCTGTTTCCCAGCCGCGACTTTCACTAGCGAGGTAA